DNA sequence from the Nocardia sp. BMG111209 genome:
TGTTCGATTTCGGCGGCCCGGACCACACGTTGCGCGCGCTGTCGCTGCATCCCGGCGTCACCGCCGAGGAGGTCGCCGCCAACACCTCCTTCGAGGTCGCGGGCCTGGATACCGCCGAGCCGACCCGGTGGCCCACCGAGGAGGAACTGCGGCTGATCCGGAACGTGCTGGATCCCAAGGGACTTCGCGACAAGGAGGTCTCGGCGTGACGGCGCGGCTGCGGACCCCGCTGACCGATCTGATCGGCATCGAACACCCCGTCGTGCAGACCGGGATGGGCTGGGTCGCGGGTCCCCGGCTGGTGGCCGCCACGGCGGCCGCCGGCGGTCTGGGCATCCTCGCCTCGGCCACGATGACCTTCGCCGAACTCGAAGCGGCGATCGCGAAGACCAAGGCGCACACCGGCAAACCGTTCGGCGTCAACATCCGCGCCGACGCCGCCGACGCCACCGAGCGCATCGAACTGCTGATCCGCGAACAGGTGAAGGTGGCCTCCTTCGCCCTGGCCCCGAAGCAGGAACTGATCGCGCGGCTGAAAGATGCCGGTGTGGTGGTGATTCCGTCGATCGGCGCCGCCAAGCACGCGGTGAAGGTGGCCTCCTGGGGCGCCGACGCCGTGATCGTGCAGGGCGGCGAGGGCGGCGGCCACACCGGCCCGGTCGCCACCACCCTGCTGCTGCCCTCGGTCCTGGACGCGGTCGACATCCCGGTGGTCGCCGCCGGTGGCTTCTTCGACGGCCGCGGCCTGGCCGCGGCCCTGTCCTACGGCGCCGCGGGCGTCGCGATGGGCACCCGCTTCCTGCTCACCCGCGAGAGCACCGTCCCCGACGCGATCAAACAGGAATACCTGAGCCGCGGCCTCGGGGACACCGTCGTCTCCCTGAAGGTGGACGGCATGCCCCACCGCGTCCTGAACACGGAACTGGTGGACCGCCTGGAACATTCGGGCAGCTGGCGCGGCCTGACCGCCGCCGTCGCCAACGCCGCCCGCTTCAAGAGCATGACCGGCATGACCTGGTCCGCCCTGATCCGCGACGGCCTCGCCATGCGAAAGACCAAGGACCTCACCTGGTCCCAGGTGATCATGGCCGCCAACACCCCCATGCTGCTGAAAGCCGGTCTGGTGGAAGGCAATACGGAGGCCGGCGTGCTGGCCGCCGGTCAGGTCACCGGCATCATCGACGACCTGCCCACCGTCGCCGAACTCATCGACCACATCGTCACCGACGCCGTGGCCCGCATCGACGCCCTCGCCGCCCTGCGCACCACCCAGCCCACGGCCTGAACCCCGCGGACAGCGCCGCCGCGATCCTCATAACAGACCACTTTTTCGACGCACCACACAACACGCTCAAAATTCGTCTATCCATTTGATAGAAAAGATCCGGGGCAGTAGACATGCGGCATGGACGCCAGGGGAGTAAATCGGAGAATCGAGCAGCTTGGTGGCGTGTCCGTCCGGCAGGTAGGATCACATAGACGGTACCGAATCGTCTATGAGCTAGACACTGGACAGTCGGCGACCGCGCACACAACCGTGCCCCAGCATTCCGGCGATATGCCGATCGGAACGCTGCGGGCGATCGAGCGCGACCTCGCGCCCGCGTTCGGATCAGGATGGTTGAGAGGAGAGCGCCCGTGAACGACGTCGACCGAACCTATCTGGTCGTGGTGACCCGCGAGGGAAAGAACTGGCTGGCCGACGTTCCCGAACTGTCCGGCGCGCACACCTTCTCGCGAAGCCTGTCCGGCCTGGAGCAATCGGTGCGCGAGGTGATCGTCCTCACCGCGGACCTGCCGGAGGAAAACCTGCCGGAGTTGCGGCTGGACTGGGCCTTCGACACCGGCGACCGCCTGATCGACGCCACCGCGCTCACGGTGCGCAAAATTCGCGCTCGCGCCGACACTCTCGCCGCCGAGGCCGCGCAACGAACCGCCGACGCCGTGCGATTGCTGACCGAACACGGTATGGGCGTGCGCGATACCGCGATGATCCTCGGCATCAGTCCGCAGCGGGTCTCGCAGATCACCGGGCACCGGGGCTGACCACCACGCTCAGCGCCGGTCCAGGTGGTGGTTGAGGAGTAGGGCGAGTTGGGTTCGGGCGTCGTCGAAGGGGCGGGTGGACTTGAGGGCCCGGCTCTGGACGATGGCGCCCTCGATGACCGACAGCAGCAGGCCCGCGATGGCGCAGGCGGGGGCCTGCTCGATGCCGGCGGCCATCAGGCCGTCGGCGAGGCGGGCGGTCCATTCGGCGAAGGCGTGGCCCGCGACGGATTGGACGTCGGGGTCGAGTTCGTCGAGGGCGGCGGCCATCATGAACGAACCCTCGCGATAATCGCTGACCTCGAGCGGAACCCGCCAGAAGCCGAAGAGTTGGTCGAGCCATTGTTCGGGGCCGGCGGCGGTCTGCAGGGCGTCGGCGGTGGCGCTCACGTGGGAGTAGACCACGCGCGCCACGATGCGGGCCGCGGCCTCGACCAACTGGGACTTACCGGCCGGGAAGTGCTGATACAGCGAATTGCGAGAGGCGTTGCTGCGCTTGAGCAATTCGGTGAGCCCGGCAGCGTGCACACCGTGCTCCTGCACCGTGGCGATGGTGTTCGTGAGCAGTCGGGCTCGCGGGCCGGCCGTCGCCACGTCGCGCTCCTCTCCCTGGAATGAACCGATCTGTTGATTGAACCGATCGTTCCATGTTAAATCTAGCAGGTGTGAACCGATTGGTTCACATGAGAGAGGACCGTCATGCCCGCGCATATCGCCACCGCCACCCCCGTCGCCCACGCCGCCCTACTCGGCCTCGGGGTGTACCGCCCCCGCCGGATCGTGCCCAACGCCGAGATCATCGAACGGATCGACTCCTCGGACGAGTGGATTCGCAGCCGCTCCGGAATCGCTTCTCGCCGTTGGGCGGACGACGGCGAGACGATCGTCTCGATGAGTGCCGAGGCGGCCCGCGGCGCGCTCGCCGCCGCGAATCTCGGGGCGGAGGCGGTCGACGCGGTCATCCTGGCCACGTCCTCGCAGATGGTGCTGGGTCCGTCGGCGGGTGCGGTGGTGGCCGACACGCTCGGGATGCACGACACCGCGGCCTTCGACGTCTCCGCGGGCTGCGCCGGATTCTGCTACGCGCTCGCGAACGCGGCGAATCTGGTGCGCGCCGGGCAGGCACGCAACGTGCTGGTCATCGGCGTGGAGCGGCTGTCGGATCTGCTCGACACCAGCGACCGCACCTGTGCGTTCATCTTCGCCGACGGTGCGGGCGCGGCGATCGTCGGCCGCGCCGAGCAGGAGGGCATCGGCCCGGTGGCCTGGGGCTCGGACGGCAGCCAGACCGCGGCGATCAAGCAGGACAAGGACTTCCAGCAGTATTTCGCCGAGGTCGCGGCGGCGGAGGCGAGCGCCGGCACCACGGTGCGGCCGTACATCCGGATGAACGGCACCGCCGTATTCCGTTGGGCGGTGACCTTTCTGGAGAAGGCATGCCGCGACGCCCTGGACCTGGCCGGCGTCACCGTCGACCAGCTGGACGCATTCGTACCGCACCAGGCCAACATTCGCATCACCGAGGCGCTGATCAAGGCGTTGCACGTACCCGACAGCGTCGTCGTCGCCCGCGACATCGCCGAAACCGGTAACACCAGCGCCGCTTCGATCCCGATGGCGATGGAGGAACTGCTCCGCACCGGCGCCGCACGACCGGGCGACACCGCGCTGCTGCTGGGATTCGGCGCGGGCCTGGCCTACGCGGGTCAGGTGGTGACGCTGCCCGCGATCGCGAAATAGGTTGCGGCGCTCAGAATTTGGGCGGAAGCGGCCGGAATATGTCCTTCACCGCCTCGTAGGCGGCACGAACGTGGTCCGGAACGGCTACCTCGACCATATCGCCGTTGCGGGCGTACTCCTCGTAGCGCGGGATCTCGCCGGTGATGTTGGCGGCGATCTTGTCCGGATTCGACACCGTCTCGAATTCCGTGCGGAAGCCGTACTTCAGGTAGTTCTCCAGTGACACGTCGGCGACGCCCATGCTGACGTGTTCCACCTCGGGCCGCTTCATCAGCGTGGCCCACACCCGGCGCGCGTGGAAGGGGTTCGTCACCGCGATCAGCGACGAGGTGTCGCGTCCGCCCGCTCGCAGCACCTCGACCCCGTAGATCGCATTCTCCACGGTGTTGCGGGCCAACGGTTCCTCGTAGCATCGGGTGGCGGCCAAGCCCAGCCGCTCGGCTGCCACCCGGAACGCCTCGGCCTCACCCTGATATCCCGAGAACACCACGGGCACGCCCGCCAAACCGTGGTCGAAGACCATATTCGCGACCACACCGGCCCCGCCGATGTCGGGGCTGCCGAATACGACTGTGCCACCGTAGTGTCGGCCGGCCTCGATCTCCCACGCCGGATCCCGGCGCACGTAATCGTAGATCGTGCCCAGATGGGTGAGTGCCCGGTCGGTGTCGACGCCCCGCGCGCGCAGGCCGTTCAGCCATTCGTCGTAGGCGGCCTCCCTCCGGCCGCCCAGCACCCGATCGTCGGCGATGAGGGCGCGGCCGGAGGAGTCGAGCGGTATCGCGGTACGGGTCTCACCCTCGATGAGCTTCCCGACGGCGGTGCGGGCCGTGCCCGTCAGTTCGCGACTGTCCCGATTGACCGCGGACATGCCTTGCTCCAGTGCGCGTGCCACTCGATCGGTGACCACGTGCACTATCTCCGCCGGCTCGCCTGCACCGTTCATCTTCCATTTCAATCGTCGCGCGAAACTCGGCCGAAAACAGGCGATACCAGGCTGTTTTCGGCCGGATGGTTCATTGAACCACGAGCGCGGTCCCGCTCGGGCGGGATGCCCGAGCGGGGTGAGCCGATCGGAATCAGTTACGGCGCATCCGCAGCAATACCCCCGATGCCAGCGCGGCGATCAGCGACAGTACACAGATCCCGCCGAAGGCGAGGTGATAGCCGGAGATCGCCGCGTGGCCGGAATCCGCTGCGCGGGAGAGGATCACGGCCACGAGCGCGACGCCGATCGCGCCGCCGATGCGTTGCAGGATGTTCACGAAGGCGGCCGCGTCGGGCATCTGATCGTGCCGCACCGCGGCGTAGGCGGTGCTGACCAGAGGCATGCTCGAGAAGGCCGTGCCGACTCCGCACACGAACAACAACATCTGCACCAGAGTCGCATTCGCGGCGGCGGGCAGGAATGCCAGCGGCGCGACGGTGGCGGCCACCACGACGGTGCCGCAGACGGCGACGATGCCGCCGCCGACACGGTCGGTGAGCCGGCCGCCGAGCGGCAGCGCGACGATCCCGCCGACGCCGTAGCTCAGCAGCAACAGGCCGGTGCGGATCAGGCTCTCGTGATGCAGGATCTGGAAGTACAAGGGCAGCAACACCATCAGGCCGAACATCGCGGCACCGGCGAAGAAGCTCGCGCCGTTGGCGGCGGCGAAGACCGGGTCCCGGAACATGCGTACGTCGAGCAGCGGCACGTCGCGCCGCTGCGAACGGAATACGAAGCCGGCCAGCGCGAACAGTCCGGCCACGATCGGCAGCCATACCGACACCACCGGATTCGCCCCGCGCACACCGAGTTCGCCGAGGCCGTACACCACGGCCGACGCACCGCCGCCCGCGAGCGCCAGGCTCACGAGATCGACCGCGCCGCTGCGGGTTCCGGACTGCCGCGGCAGCACCCGCAGGCCGAGCGCACAGGCGACCACACCGAACGGGAGGTTGATCAGGAACAACCACTGCCAGCTCAGATGGGCGAGCATCAGCCCGCCCACGGTGGGACCGAACGCGGGCGCGCTCACCACCGCGATGCCGACCACCGCCATGACCCGGCCCAGGTAACGCGGCCCGGCGGCCTGACCCAGAATGGTCTGCCCGGCCGGTACCACGACGCCGGCGGCCAGCCCCTGCAGCACGCGCAGGGCGATCAGCCAGCCGATACCGGGAGCCAGCGCGCACAGGCCGGATGCGACCGTGAACGCGACGATCGCGCACACCCAGACCCGGGCGGGCCCGAATCGGCGGGCGAGCCAGCCGCACAGCGGCAGCGAGACGGCCAGCGCGAGCAGATATCCGCTGGCCACCCATTGCACGGTCGCCAGGCTCGCATGCAGGTCGGCGCCGATGGTGTGCAGGCCGATATTCACCAGCGAAGTGTCGAGCATGCTCATCAGCGCCCCGAACACGACGACGCCCGCGATGCGCCAGACGTGCGGGGGAATCGAATCGGAGGGGGAAACCGCGGTGGCCGAGCGCGTCTGCGTCATCGGGCACCCCTTTCGAATTATTGTTGGTAGACTCAATTGCGGAGGTTATCAACAATCTCGGGTCTCGGCAACAGCTCTACAATCGGCACATGCCCGACGCACCCGATGTCCACCTGGAAGGACTGCTGCGCTTCCCCTCGTACGCCTTCGGGAAGTTGCATCGCGCGGTGCACGTGGAGGTCGGCTCGCCGCTGCGGGAACACTGGGTGCTGGTCTACCTGGAGGATCGCGCGAACCGGATCTCCCAGCAGGAGATCGCCGACGCGCTCGCCATCGATCGCAGCGAGGTCGTCCGCCTGGTCGACGGCCTGGAACGCGCGGGCCTGGTGGTCCGGCAGCGCGACACCTCCGACCGCCGCAAGCACTGCCTGTCGGTCACCGACGCGGGCCGCGCCGCCCGGCGCAAGGTCGACGCCGAGATCGAGGCCGCGCACGACAGACTGCTCGCCCGCCTCGACCCCGCGGAACGCGCCACGCTGCACCGGTTGTCGTTGCGCGCGCTGGGCTACGACGAGAACTACCGGCCGCTACCGCCGGTCGGCGAATGATCACTGCCGCCCGGCGGTACCCGAGTCTCAGCGCAGGGTGATG
Encoded proteins:
- a CDS encoding type II toxin-antitoxin system HicB family antitoxin, producing the protein MNDVDRTYLVVVTREGKNWLADVPELSGAHTFSRSLSGLEQSVREVIVLTADLPEENLPELRLDWAFDTGDRLIDATALTVRKIRARADTLAAEAAQRTADAVRLLTEHGMGVRDTAMILGISPQRVSQITGHRG
- a CDS encoding MDR family MFS transporter yields the protein MTQTRSATAVSPSDSIPPHVWRIAGVVVFGALMSMLDTSLVNIGLHTIGADLHASLATVQWVASGYLLALAVSLPLCGWLARRFGPARVWVCAIVAFTVASGLCALAPGIGWLIALRVLQGLAAGVVVPAGQTILGQAAGPRYLGRVMAVVGIAVVSAPAFGPTVGGLMLAHLSWQWLFLINLPFGVVACALGLRVLPRQSGTRSGAVDLVSLALAGGGASAVVYGLGELGVRGANPVVSVWLPIVAGLFALAGFVFRSQRRDVPLLDVRMFRDPVFAAANGASFFAGAAMFGLMVLLPLYFQILHHESLIRTGLLLLSYGVGGIVALPLGGRLTDRVGGGIVAVCGTVVVAATVAPLAFLPAAANATLVQMLLFVCGVGTAFSSMPLVSTAYAAVRHDQMPDAAAFVNILQRIGGAIGVALVAVILSRAADSGHAAISGYHLAFGGICVLSLIAALASGVLLRMRRN
- a CDS encoding type II toxin-antitoxin system HicA family toxin yields the protein MDARGVNRRIEQLGGVSVRQVGSHRRYRIVYELDTGQSATAHTTVPQHSGDMPIGTLRAIERDLAPAFGSGWLRGERP
- a CDS encoding nitronate monooxygenase family protein, coding for MTARLRTPLTDLIGIEHPVVQTGMGWVAGPRLVAATAAAGGLGILASATMTFAELEAAIAKTKAHTGKPFGVNIRADAADATERIELLIREQVKVASFALAPKQELIARLKDAGVVVIPSIGAAKHAVKVASWGADAVIVQGGEGGGHTGPVATTLLLPSVLDAVDIPVVAAGGFFDGRGLAAALSYGAAGVAMGTRFLLTRESTVPDAIKQEYLSRGLGDTVVSLKVDGMPHRVLNTELVDRLEHSGSWRGLTAAVANAARFKSMTGMTWSALIRDGLAMRKTKDLTWSQVIMAANTPMLLKAGLVEGNTEAGVLAAGQVTGIIDDLPTVAELIDHIVTDAVARIDALAALRTTQPTA
- a CDS encoding TetR/AcrR family transcriptional regulator encodes the protein MATAGPRARLLTNTIATVQEHGVHAAGLTELLKRSNASRNSLYQHFPAGKSQLVEAAARIVARVVYSHVSATADALQTAAGPEQWLDQLFGFWRVPLEVSDYREGSFMMAAALDELDPDVQSVAGHAFAEWTARLADGLMAAGIEQAPACAIAGLLLSVIEGAIVQSRALKSTRPFDDARTQLALLLNHHLDRR
- a CDS encoding beta-ketoacyl-ACP synthase III; the protein is MPAHIATATPVAHAALLGLGVYRPRRIVPNAEIIERIDSSDEWIRSRSGIASRRWADDGETIVSMSAEAARGALAAANLGAEAVDAVILATSSQMVLGPSAGAVVADTLGMHDTAAFDVSAGCAGFCYALANAANLVRAGQARNVLVIGVERLSDLLDTSDRTCAFIFADGAGAAIVGRAEQEGIGPVAWGSDGSQTAAIKQDKDFQQYFAEVAAAEASAGTTVRPYIRMNGTAVFRWAVTFLEKACRDALDLAGVTVDQLDAFVPHQANIRITEALIKALHVPDSVVVARDIAETGNTSAASIPMAMEELLRTGAARPGDTALLLGFGAGLAYAGQVVTLPAIAK
- a CDS encoding MarR family winged helix-turn-helix transcriptional regulator; the protein is MPDAPDVHLEGLLRFPSYAFGKLHRAVHVEVGSPLREHWVLVYLEDRANRISQQEIADALAIDRSEVVRLVDGLERAGLVVRQRDTSDRRKHCLSVTDAGRAARRKVDAEIEAAHDRLLARLDPAERATLHRLSLRALGYDENYRPLPPVGE
- a CDS encoding YdcF family protein; the encoded protein is MSAVNRDSRELTGTARTAVGKLIEGETRTAIPLDSSGRALIADDRVLGGRREAAYDEWLNGLRARGVDTDRALTHLGTIYDYVRRDPAWEIEAGRHYGGTVVFGSPDIGGAGVVANMVFDHGLAGVPVVFSGYQGEAEAFRVAAERLGLAATRCYEEPLARNTVENAIYGVEVLRAGGRDTSSLIAVTNPFHARRVWATLMKRPEVEHVSMGVADVSLENYLKYGFRTEFETVSNPDKIAANITGEIPRYEEYARNGDMVEVAVPDHVRAAYEAVKDIFRPLPPKF